One stretch of Lachnospiraceae bacterium oral taxon 096 DNA includes these proteins:
- the leuS gene encoding leucine--tRNA ligase encodes MATQYNHSAVEKKWRKNWQEHPINVNDGKKPKYYCLDMFPYPSGTGLHVGHWRGYVISDVWSRYQILKGHYVIHPMGWDAFGLPAENYAIKMGTHPAKSTASNIANIKRQINEIAAVYDWDMEVNTTDPKFYKWTQWIFVQMFKKGLAYEKEFPINWCPSCKTGLANEEVVNGACERCGTPVTKKNLRQWMLKITEYADRLLDDLDTLDWPEKVKKMQADWIGKSYGAEVDFAVDGREDKIKVYTTRPDTLYGATFMVLSPEHALAKCLATEDNQEAVEKYILDASMKSNVDRMQAKEKTGVFTGSYAINPLNGKKTPIWLSDYVLADYGTGAIMCVPAHDERDFAFAKKFDLPIVQVIAKDGKEIENMQEPYTDAAGTVINSGEWNGMESAVLKKEAPEIIEKMGFGKKTTNYKLRDWVFSRQRYWGEPIPIIHCPNCGNVPVPEDQLPLLLPDVESYQPTGTGESPLAAIDEWVNTTCPCCGAPAKRETNTMPQWAGSSWYFLRYVDVHNDKELVSREKADKYLPVDMYIGGVEHAVLHLLYSRFYTKFLHDIGVIDFEEPFIKLFNQGMINGKNGIKMSKSKGNVVSPDDLVRDYGCDALRMYELFVGPPELDAEWDDRGIEGVSRFLGRFYNLVMDSKDKRIEVTPEMMKLRHRLVADIEYRFQSFSLNTVIAGFMEYNNKLIDLAKKTGGIDLDTLKTFIVLIAPFAPHIGEELWEAVGEKGSVFHAQWPEFDEEAMKDDEIEIPVQINGKTKVTVSVPAEIAKDEALAAGKKALEEAGKLEGNIVKEIYVPGRIINFVVK; translated from the coding sequence ATGGCCACACAATATAATCACAGTGCCGTAGAAAAAAAATGGAGAAAGAATTGGCAGGAGCATCCAATCAATGTAAATGATGGAAAGAAGCCAAAATATTATTGTCTTGATATGTTCCCTTATCCTTCGGGAACAGGTTTGCATGTGGGACATTGGAGAGGATATGTTATTTCAGATGTATGGAGTAGATATCAGATCTTGAAGGGGCATTATGTAATTCACCCAATGGGCTGGGATGCCTTTGGACTTCCTGCAGAAAACTATGCAATTAAGATGGGAACACATCCAGCAAAGTCAACAGCATCCAATATTGCCAATATTAAGAGACAGATCAATGAGATTGCTGCGGTATATGATTGGGATATGGAAGTCAACACAACCGATCCAAAGTTCTATAAGTGGACACAGTGGATTTTTGTCCAGATGTTTAAGAAGGGGCTTGCCTATGAAAAGGAATTTCCAATCAACTGGTGTCCTTCTTGTAAGACAGGTCTAGCCAATGAGGAAGTAGTCAATGGTGCGTGTGAGCGCTGTGGTACCCCGGTGACAAAGAAAAATCTTCGCCAGTGGATGTTAAAGATTACAGAGTATGCCGATCGCCTTCTTGACGATTTGGATACCTTGGATTGGCCAGAAAAAGTAAAGAAGATGCAGGCTGATTGGATTGGAAAGTCCTATGGAGCAGAAGTTGACTTTGCAGTGGATGGAAGAGAGGACAAGATTAAGGTCTACACTACAAGACCAGATACGCTCTATGGAGCAACATTTATGGTACTTTCTCCAGAGCACGCATTGGCAAAGTGCCTGGCCACAGAGGATAATCAAGAGGCAGTAGAAAAATACATCTTGGACGCGTCAATGAAGTCCAATGTCGACCGCATGCAGGCTAAGGAAAAGACAGGTGTATTTACAGGAAGTTATGCCATCAATCCATTAAATGGCAAAAAGACACCAATTTGGCTTTCGGACTATGTATTGGCTGACTATGGTACAGGAGCAATTATGTGTGTACCTGCCCATGACGAGAGAGATTTTGCATTTGCAAAGAAATTTGATCTTCCCATTGTTCAGGTGATTGCCAAGGATGGAAAAGAGATTGAAAATATGCAAGAGCCATACACCGATGCAGCAGGTACAGTGATTAATTCTGGCGAATGGAATGGAATGGAATCAGCAGTGCTCAAAAAAGAGGCACCAGAAATCATTGAAAAGATGGGATTTGGAAAAAAGACCACAAATTACAAGTTAAGAGATTGGGTATTCTCACGTCAAAGATACTGGGGAGAGCCAATTCCAATTATTCACTGTCCAAATTGTGGAAATGTTCCTGTTCCAGAAGATCAGTTGCCACTTCTTCTTCCTGATGTAGAGTCCTATCAGCCAACGGGAACAGGAGAATCACCATTGGCTGCGATTGATGAGTGGGTCAACACGACCTGTCCTTGTTGTGGTGCCCCAGCAAAACGAGAGACAAACACAATGCCACAATGGGCAGGATCGAGCTGGTATTTCCTTCGCTATGTTGATGTTCACAATGACAAGGAATTGGTGTCTAGGGAAAAAGCAGATAAGTATCTTCCAGTGGATATGTATATCGGTGGCGTTGAGCATGCGGTGTTACATCTACTGTATTCAAGATTTTATACAAAGTTCTTGCACGATATCGGTGTCATTGACTTTGAAGAGCCATTTATTAAGCTATTTAATCAGGGAATGATTAATGGTAAAAATGGTATTAAGATGAGTAAATCAAAGGGAAATGTGGTTTCTCCTGATGATTTAGTGAGAGATTATGGTTGCGATGCCTTGAGAATGTATGAACTCTTTGTTGGACCACCAGAGCTTGATGCAGAGTGGGATGACAGAGGAATTGAGGGAGTGTCAAGATTTCTTGGAAGATTCTATAATTTGGTGATGGATTCAAAGGATAAGCGTATCGAAGTGACACCAGAAATGATGAAACTTCGCCATCGCTTAGTTGCAGATATTGAATATCGCTTCCAGTCCTTTAGTTTAAACACCGTGATCGCAGGATTTATGGAGTACAATAACAAATTGATTGATCTTGCAAAGAAGACGGGTGGAATTGATTTAGACACTTTAAAGACATTTATTGTCTTGATTGCTCCATTTGCACCTCATATTGGCGAGGAGTTGTGGGAGGCTGTCGGAGAAAAGGGCAGTGTGTTCCATGCACAGTGGCCAGAGTTCGACGAAGAGGCCATGAAAGACGATGAGATTGAAATTCCTGTTCAGATCAATGGAAAGACCAAAGTGACCGTGAGTGTTCCAGCAGAGATTGCAAAGGATGAGGCGCTCGCTGCAGGAAAGAAGGCACTTGAAGAAGCGGGAAAGCTTGAAGGCAATATTGTCAAGGAAATTTATGTTCCAGGAAGAATTATTAATTTTGTAGTAAAATAG